Proteins encoded together in one Quercus lobata isolate SW786 chromosome 3, ValleyOak3.0 Primary Assembly, whole genome shotgun sequence window:
- the LOC115978664 gene encoding glycosyltransferase family 92 protein RCOM_0530710, producing the protein MDSSSSSSSEQRRKRKRVGRPYYYFYSQAHYFSLRSFVLCLSFLVFLLFLSSDRFLLGPASFHPVLKASTLLSSTTTSSSSILDSFNSNNNRFLPILVNDRVLFPDHVLLIVSNQIVQAQDLDCVYYSKFNGSDDEVVKARPALSAEQYGAFRSIVRCPVPEANYSGVVDLRRRVGDVAESDWSLRVKSNQSSQTVYSWEKVVYEAVLDGDTAVLFVKGLNLKPHRRSDPTRFSCHFGFGNWGGENEGFVLTTEAVTAAQEVVRCLLPRSIKNMPERAQGIRVTVSRYSSRARVHEQPIGSVAKIYGPKAEEVRRDKRKYELCVCTMVWNQAQALREWIKYHAWLGVERWFIYDNNSDDGIEDVIKELEFYNVSRQSWPWIKAQEAGFSHCALKARDECNWVGFFDVDEFFYFPYGFRHLKGKGLPGHNYLKSMVANFSSSKTIAEIRTECHSFGPSGLSSPPEQGVTVGYTCRLQSAERHKSIVRPDLLDSSLLNVVHHFLLREGFRHLNVIERRAVINHYKYQVWDTFKAKFYRRVATYVVDWQKDQNKGSKDRAPGLGTEAIEPPNWRLRFCEVWDTGLRDFVLAYLADPVTGSLPWQRTLL; encoded by the coding sequence AtggattcttcttcttcttcttcttcggagcaaagaaggaaaagaaagagagtgggAAGGCCGTACTACTACTTTTATTCACAAGCGCACTACTTCTCGCTTAGATCTTTCGTTCTTTGCTTGTCCTTTTTGGTCTTCTTGCTATTCTTGTCCTCCGATCGTTTCCTGCTCGGTCCGGCGTCGTTTCATCCTGTTCTCAAAGCCTCCACTTTGCTCTCTTCAACtactacttcttcttcttcaattcttGATTCTttcaacagcaacaacaaccgGTTCTTGCCAATCCTAGTAAACGACCGCGTTTTGTTCCCCGACCATGTGCTGCTAATAGTTTCCAATCAAATTGTTCAAGCTCAAGACTTGGACTGCGTTTACTACAGCAAATTCAACGGCTCTGATGATGAAGTGGTTAAAGCTCGGCCGGCTCTGTCTGCTGAGCAATACGGTGCGTTTCGCTCGATCGTGAGGTGTCCGGTTCCCGAGGCGAATTATTCGGGCGTTGTGGATTTGAGGAGGCGAGTTGGTGACGTGGCGGAGTCTGATTGGTCCTTGAGGGTGAAAAGCAATCAGAGTAGTCAGACGGTGTATTCGTGGGAGAAGGTGGTTTATGAGGCGGTTTTGGATGGGGACACGGCGGTTTTGTTCGTTAAGGGGCTGAATCTCAAGCCGCATAGAAGATCCGACCCGACCCGTTTCAGCTGCCATTTCGGGTTTGGCAATTGGGGCGGTGAAAATGAAGGGTTTGTGCTGACGACCGAGGCGGTCACGGCGGCTCAAGAGGTGGTTAGGTGTTTGTTGCCGCGTAGTATAAAGAACATGCCTGAGAGAGCTCAGGGAATTAGGGTTACCGTTAGTCGTTATAGTAGTAGAGCTCGAGTTCATGAGCAGCCTATTGGTTCTGTGGCTAAGATTTATGGTCCAAAGGCTGAGGAGGTGAGGAGAGATAAGAGGAAGTATGAGCTTTGTGTGTGCACAATGGTGTGGAACCAAGCTCAGGCGCTAAGGGAGTGGATTAAGTACCATGCTTGGCTCGGAGTTGAGAGGTGGTTTATCTATGATAACAATAGTGATGATGGGATTGAGGATGTGattaaggaactcgagttttacaATGTTAGTAGGCAGAGTTGGCCGTGGATTAAGGCGCAAGAGGCGGGTTTTTCGCATTGTGCTTTGAAAGCAAGGGATGAATGCAATTGGGTTGGATTCTTTGATGTTGATGAATTCTTTTACTTCCCGTATGGCTTTCGGCATTTGAAAGGAAAGGGTCTTCCGGGTCATAATTATCTCAAGTCTATGGTCGCTAATTTTTCATCTTCGAAGACAATTGCAGAGATCAGAACGGAGTGTCATAGTTTTGGGCCATCCGGGTTGAGTTCACCTCCAGAGCAGGGGGTAACTGTTGGGTACACTTGCCGGCTGCAGAGTGCTGAGCGGCACAAATCTATTGTGCGTCCGGATTTGCTCGACAGTTCTCTTCTTAATGTGGTGCATCACTTTCTGCTTAGGGAAGGGTTTAGGCACCTGAATGTGATTGAAAGGAGGGCTGTTATAAACCACTACAAATACCAGGTGTGGGATACCTTTAAAGCCAAGTTTTACAGAAGGGTTGCCACCTATGTTGTTGACTGGCAGAAGGATCAGAATAAAGGGTCAAAAGATAGAGCACCTGGGTTAGGGACTGAGGCCATTGAACCTCCAAACTGGCGGCTACGCTTCTGCGAGGTTTGGGATACTGGCCTGAGGGACTTTGTTCTGGCATATTTGGCTGACCCTGTAACTGGGTCACTGCCTTGGCAGAGGACTCTGCTGTGA